ATAAAAGTGCTTTTCAAGAAtgacttcattttcaaaattatattttcttaagcCCCTAAAATATTCCATTTGAGCTAAAGTCATTTATATGAAACTCTGACACATTGTCCATGAATTTTAGAGCTCAAAAGAATTTAGATATTATTTAACCCAacactttcattttacagatgagaaaactaagcccAGAAAGGTAAAGAGAATTTCTTAAGTTCAAACAACTAGTAAATGACTGAGCTGGGAgtaaaggagaggaaagggatcTGTAATTCATAGTGTACTTGCTTCTACATACAtcttctaatttaattctcacagcagccCTACAAGGTAGATCTTACATTcattttacaagacaaaaaactgaagctcagagaaagtaaaacaaaaatgtacCTAAGGTCTCACAGTATTTatagaagccagaaacaaaaactCCAAATCCTGTGATTTTTATACTTTATGATCTCCTGAGGAGTTGTAATCGAGTTTTTTACCCTAGCACACATGAGTCCCCTAGTTCTAAAAAGAAGGCATGTAGCTTAAATGAATGGTTTTCTCAAATCACCATGCATGTGCCTCCCCCTTGGCACAGTTCTGGCGAACTTGGATAAAAGAGCATTGGTCACTTACAGACTTGCCTTATGTTATTCTTTCCTCAAATTAAATCGTACtgtgtcttcattttaaaaacattggtTCCCTTTTGGGGGGCATGAAGTAAAAATCCGGTAGTAATGCTTCTGTTGTGCATTAGGCAGGCATTAGCTCAGATTAATGAATCATTTATTTGCATCACTAAATAGAAACATATAGGTTAACCTGGTGCTTAGCTAGGACTCAAGagttttaaccattttttagtTATAAAATGTGGCTATGTAGTAATATgctcaataaaacaaacaaacaacaacaacaacaacaaaaacactataACTCTTACCCCTAAAAGACCCTGTGCTCTTCAAATGATATACTAAAGATTAGCTAGATGTTCAACCCATCATGTCCTCTTCTTCCTGAGCTTATGATTATACTATTagcttggtgcaaaagtgattgtgGTTTtgccaattacttttgcaccaaccaaataCATTCCTCAGCGTCAGAGAAAGTAAGTACATCCACATTACATTCATCAACCTCCATTACAGTTAGGTGCAGTCATACGACTGAGTCTGTCCACTAAAATGTGGGCAGAAGGGAACCATGCACCCTCCACCTAAGGCCTGCGATAAACCCTTCAGCACAGTCATCATATTCCCTCTCTTTCCTCATCTCTTAGTCACACGCAGAGCAGCTGTTGGAGATTCTCAAGGCCATCTGAGACATGATTGAACCACTAAAGGGAAAGAAACTAGATTCCTCTGACTCGAGTTAACCTACATTGGCCCAGTAAGAAAGGGAGAAGTAAGCTTATTGTGCTGTCATTGAGATTTGGGGGTGTTTTCACAGCATTTAGTCAGCCCAGGAGATTTTAAAGTGATTGCATTGCATTGGAAGGTCATGTGCCATGGCTCAAATATTTCTAGCTGTTTGATTTTCTCATTCCCTTTGTATCCTATCTCACTTTATTTTCAACATTCATATTCCCAGTAGAGGTGGCTCTTCATTTTTCCGAGTGAATTTCATTACTGACAGCAACCAAATGACATACGTTAccaaattttgtaaataaagattaATCACACCGTGCAATAAGTTTACCAACCAAAAGTAATATGTGACTGTAAAGCAGTGACTCTAGTGCAAATCTGGCCCACAGCCTGGTTTTTGTAGATAAAGTAGTATCGGAATATAGCCATGCTCATTGTTTACATGCTCTCTACAGTTGCTTTCACTCAggacaacagcagagttgagtaggtGCAACTTAGCctgcaaatttttaaataattactatctgggcactttacagaaaaattttgtcAACTCTGCCTCTAAATGAACAAAACTCATTTCCTTCATTAATTGTCCTACTGACTTTGAATGCAATTCCAAGATAGAAATCCCAAAAAGTTTTAGGCGTGCCAGCATTGTGGGACCAGTTACAGAAACCCCTAAGAAAATGACTTTGAGGTCACACGTCCAGAGGCCGAGCCGTCGCGTACCTAGGATGCCGCGTGGAAGCCGAAGCCGCACCTCCCGCATGGCCCCTCCGGCCAGCCGGGCCCCTCAGATGAGAGCTGAACCCAGGCCAGCACCAGTTGCTCAGCCACCAGCAGCGGCACCCCCATCTGCAGTTGGCTCTTCTGCTGCTGCGCCCCGGCAGCCAGGTCTGATGGCCCAGATGGCAACCACTGCAGCTGGCGTGGCTGTGGGCTCTGCTGTGGGGCACACACAGGGTCACGCCGTTACTGGgggcttcagtggaggaagtaatgcTGAGCCTGCGAGGCCTGACATCGCTTACCAGGAGCCTCAGGGAACCCAGCcggcacagcagcagcagccttgCTTCTATGAGATCAAACAGTTTCTGGAGTGTGCCCAGAACCAGGGTGACATCAAGCTCTGTGAGGATTTCAGTAAGGTGCTGAAACAGTGCCGACTTGCAAAAGGATTGGCCTAATAAAGAAGTTCAACCTGGAGAGATGGAAAGTCAGCTCTCATAACTAAGTTAATTTAGTATAAAAATAGAACTGATAGTGAGGGTATAAAGTGTAACCATCAGTTAAACCTCTCCTGTCATTCCTAGCTTCCTTGCTTCAGAAGTGAAATGGAAGGGGGGTGGGTGTTCCTACTCCGTACAATCTGGGACTGGGCAAATGTTTGTGTGGCCTCCTTAAACTAGCtgttatgattttattctttgtgaGTTGATTAGAATAAAGTCATTTTCTTCCCAAAAAAAGCAATGACTTTGAATAAACAATTCTCATGTGAAAGAATATGTCCCATGGCATTGGTTAGAAATCAATCATATCCTaacttttaaacaaatttaaaagacaagTTATAAACTAGAAGGAACTATTTGTTGATAAAGCAGTAGTATCCAGAATAAATATAGAATTCCCACAAATAattactactactaataaaacACCCTAAGAATACGGACAAAGGATATACACAGCAACtcaccaaagacaaaaatctaaATGTCCAATAAACTAATGAAAACGGTCTCTACCTCACTaataatcaaggaaatgcaacTTAAAgcaacaatgaaatatcatttcgCTTCTGAAAGACTGGAACAACTTTTAAATGTGGAAACATCAAGTGGTGGAAAGAACGTGGGAAAGCAGGATATAATCTGGGTATAATTTGTATTATCaatgtggaaaacaatttggtagtTCCTAGTCAGCCTGACTCCATGCATGCATCGCCtgcaacccagcaattccacttccagaAACACACTCTGCAGGAATTCCCACATATGAGCGTAAGAAGACTGTCCAAAGATGTGCATTGCAGCCCTGTTTATAACAGAAAAGAGTGGAAACAGCTTTCATCTGTAAGGAACAGAATAATAGAACTGgagattaattcatttttatgaaaGTATACAAGAGTTAAAATGAATTGACTGCTTCTACCTGGATAAATCTCAGAAACACAATggtgaattaaaaaacaattgaaaatgaaATACACAGTAGCATACCAtttgtgtaaatttttttaaatacacagaatcatatttttatagatatttctatagtaaaattataaatacaacttaaaagtaaaaacaaagtaaaagttttttaaaaatacaggctgggcatggtggctcaccctgtaatccttgcactttaggaggccgaggtgggcgtatcatgaggtcaggagtttgagaccagcctggccaatatggtgaaatgctgcctctactaaaaaacacaaaaattagccagacgtggtggcttgtgcctgtagtcccagctactcaggaggctgaggcaggaggatcacttgaacccgagaggcagaggttgcagtgagccgagatcatgccactgcattccagccagggcgacagagctagattccatctcaaaaagaaaaaaaaaaaaacaaaatacagaccACCTTCAGTTGATAGTTAGCTctgagaagggagggaaagggaaaggatggGTGTTGCACCTCAGCTGTCATCTTATAGTCCTTTctttaaaacagagaaagagtATAACTAAGTATGGCAAAATAATAACATTCATTTACTAGGTGGTTGACAAGTAGATCTCTGTTTATTaggttttttgtatatatatgggtacatacatacagatactcaaaaggaaaaaagtaactaGTCACTCCTCTTTAAAGCTACACTGGATTCTCTGCCCTCTGCACACAGTAGGACCCTAGACACGATGTACATGACATTCAGGAAACCCTGCATCACCTGTCCATTCAGGGATGGGCCCACCTAGAGAAGCCAATTCTTATAACATATTCTTGCCTTAGGATTTTTGGAGAAGGGAAATATCTGTGGCCCTCAAATAGATATTtacctccttgctcctcaggaGATTAGTGGCTCTACGAAGTTGCAACTTCCACGTATTTTGTGAGATTAACCCATGATTAGACATCTCCTCATCTTTGCTCATAACATCAGTTTCCCTCCGTTGCATCTGAGCATGGTTGTAACCTACACAGACCATACCTCAATGGCTGGAGTACATTCCTGCCTCAGTCTATACCCTTGTCAGTTTTCTGCTGCATAGTCACATCCTTATGGTGCAATTCCTGAAAGTGAGCTAAACAGTCCCCCTCACATTTACCCCATCATCACACTCTTCCCTTCTTAACACCTGTCCTAGTCGTGATTCATTAATCACGAATGTGTTAACATACAATCAATGTCTCTCTAGACTGTAGGCTCACAGGGTATGACTTTGGATTTTTACACAGCAATATTTCCAGAGCCAAGCTCTGTGCATAGAAAAGAACAGGTACTCACTAATTATTTGTGGAACGAATGGCTTCTGAAGTACAGAAAGAGTCCTTTCTGGAATCAAAGACTGGGGATGAACAAAGTCTATGTATGTCGGCTCAGCATAAATACTATAACAGAAAATGGATTAGAAGAACTCTGTAAATCTGATTTCTAAACCTGGCTTTGCTACTTACTCACTCCAGGGTCCTGAGAATTCTTAGATTCTTTAAGAGCACTAAAGGAAGTTTGCAGCCTCAGAGGAGAAGCAATCCGGTTCGTCCTTAGGAGGCCCAGCTCTCTTCACTGGCTAAATGGTCCTGGGCAATTTATGACTTCTGAGTTTGCCTCCTtatcaaaaaacagaaagtaatCATTGTACCCACAGTACGAGTTATTATAGGTATTGTTATACGAGTATAAAAACACTGCATAGTTATCCTGGACTGTACAAAGCAATCAAGAAAtgtaagaaagaaggagaagaagagaagaagaagctATAGAAAACCATGTAAACCAGAAATTATAATACAATGTATTGTTATTCTCTGCAAAACATCATGCCATGCTCTGTGGGAAATGCAAAGAGATATAAGATGTGCTCCTTGCCCTCAAGCGGCTTGCAGTTTGAAAGAGGTAAAGCATGTACATGTGAGAACTTAATGAATGCTCCAGTaatcacactccttggtatttgCCCAAAGGAGGTGAAaacgtatgtccacacaaaaacccaccCATAGaaatttatagtagctttattcatagttgcaaaaacttggaatcaaccaagatgtccttcagtaggctAATGgagaaataaactgtggtatatccagacaatggaatattattgaatACTCCAGAGAAATTAGCTCTCAAACCATGCAAAGACACAGAAAATTCTTAAATGCGTGTtagtaagtgaaagaaggcagcctgaaaaaaaaaggctacatactgtatgatttcaactattatgacattctggaaaagggaaaactgtggagacagtaaaaatatcagtggGATGCTGATAGCGAGGAAGGTTGTATGTGTGTTGAGGCAAGGATACACTCTGTACTTgttgctcaattttgctgtgaacctaaaactgcctTTAAGAATagtctctttaaaaacattttaaaacaagcaaCATAAATAATGTGAGGCAGTTCTAAGTTTCATGGGCTTGGGGTAGACCAAAGTGTCAAAGGAGGGTGGGGACCACAGCCACCAAGAGAAAGTCATTGTGAACTCAGCCCAGAAGACAGAACTGACGATTCGGTGAACAGGAACAATCTTTGACTCCTGTAAGGAATCCCGCCCATCCCAACACTGCTTAGGAGGAAGAGGCGGTTCCCTTTTTTGAGAACATATTTTCAAAGCTATTCTCCAAACTGTGTGCACTAAAAAGAGCAGTAAACACTCATCTCAGTAAAACtccttaaatacaaaaatatttagtatGCCCAGTTTGACTCCTCTCAgttattttttttgttaaatactCAATGCAGAGTACAATTTacttctccatttaaaaaaaaaatcttttttccattctgttttggtttctgggtttttgttgtcatttcttcCTAAAGCACTGTTTCCTCACATTTGCATCTCCCAGCCTTTTTAATGTGATATTCCATTTAAACTGCCTTTTAATTGTATGTGCTGCCTTGGCAGAACATGACTGATGTACTCGCGTTAATTAGGGCTCCAGTCAGCAGCCCGTGCCAGCTGGAAACTGAGAAACAAGCGTAAATTATTCTGTCATCAATCAGCTCGAAAATGTTTGAATCACTAATTAGTTTGCAATTTGGGTGACAGTTTATCTGACGCAGGCGGTGTCAGAAACTTCAGATCTTAGATGAATAATTTGCCAGGAACAAGCACAGATTCCCTGCTTTTAAATACATGAAGGTTTATCTGCATGTTGAAAGGTGGCTCAGCAGTCTTCATTAACTTCCAACTGGGACTATGTAAATCAGGAATCAGTGTGAGCCTCTTCAGGTCATGGTGGCTTAGCAAAtgatatttagaaaaagaaagccttttttcttttctctttttttattaataattcataAACTGATAGACAAGGTTGTTTAGGCtttaactgctttaaaaaatcacaatggttttcaaaaaaaaaagcaatcaccCCCTTTTACATGAAAATTAGTTGTGCTGCATCTTGCTGTTTAACTGATTTATTCTCCTTCACCATCACGTGACTGGAATGTTAAATGGGTAGTGATTATTAGCCCTTGTCCTTTCAAGAAGGATCGTTATTGGGGTTTTGTTAAATGGCAGACTTATGTTTCTGCTTCAAGGGAAAGGTATGTAGACTCGGGtgagggcaggaaggaagaacaagcagtaaaatagaaaagagaaatttttgtctaaaagcaacttaaaaatctattatttattcAGTTAGGGGTGGTGGAACGGCCCCTTGTTATTTGAATCAAGGAGCTGGCCTAAGTAGTAACTCCCAGCATTAACCATGGACGAGAGGAGATGTTATCTGTGGGATACTTTGGATTATGGTGCGATTTGGGTCTGCAGCTCCATTATCCCTACGTTTATAGGCCACATACCACCGTATGCACAGAGGACCAAGGATAAAGGGAGTTGTCACCCTTCAAAATCTGTTTGAAAGAGGTCAAGTTAGTCTCCCTTGTTAAGTGTAACAGACCTAGTGAGCTAGGAGCTGCAAAACCAATGCTGCCCGCTTCTAGaatggagaaggagaagaaagaaagacaactAAGTTTAGAATACTCCattccagccaggtgcggtggcttatgcctgtaatcccaacactttgggaggctgaggtgggtagatcacaaggtcaggagttcaagaccagcctggccaagatggtgaaatcccgtctctactaaaaatacaaaaatcagccgggcgtggtgacgggtgcctgtaatcccagctactcgggaggctgaggcagagaattgcttgaacccaggaggcagaggttgcagtgagccaatatctcgcaaaagcgagactctatcttgggaggaaaaaaaaaaagaatatgccatTCCCTCTTCACTGCCAGCTACCAGAGTGAGTAAAGTTGTCTAGAAGAAGACAGAGGAGCTTAAGGAGTCCCACTAGTGAGAAGTTGGGCTTGGAGAATATGGAGCAGTGGGCAGTGTGGACTCTATGACCTGGTTCCATGTAAGGCCTCAATATCCAGGAAGGGAAAGACAAGGTAagggaaacaaaaccaaaaatgtaaGGTGTATCACTTTTTTCTCTCAAATCAAGTCCCTAATTTCTTTCTTCCAAGGAGTTTCTTGAGCTCCCATAGTCCCAATGCTCTTCTGTCCATTATTCTTCCTCATAGAATTTTAGTTCGCCATTTTACCTCTTGCTATGTGTTTGAATGTTTggcccctccaaaactcatgttgaaatccaactgccattttaacagtattaaaaggtgggaCCCTTGAGAGGTGATCAGGGCATGATGGCCCCATCCTCACTGGTGGGATTGGTGCCATTACAAAAGGGCAAGTTCGCGCCTGTCTCACCCACTTCTATTCTTCCGCAGTGTGAGAAAAAGCGTTCCTCCTCTCTTGAGGATGCAGCATTTAAGGccccatcttggaagcagagaccagaccctcatcagacaccaaacctgccagcCCCTTGACCTTAGACTTCCTGGCCCctagaatcatgagaaataaatttccattgtttataaattacttagtctgtggtattctgttaacAGCCGCACAACATGGACTAAGACAACCCCCTACCTCGGCCACTTTGCTAATTCAGGCCGTGCAGTCCCTCCCCTGGATTAACAAATTTCCTAACCAGGTGCCCTCCCTTTatcttttcttcccctccctaCTCTCCCCACAGCTCCATATCAGTTCATTTGAACCCATCCTTCAACACAGGTGGATgaatggagaggaggaaggaagctgTGTTTGGTAAGGGCAATGAAAATAACAAATGATGAAAAGTTAAGAATTCCCACAGTATGTTGAGAGGACAGTGAAAAAGTAATCAGACTAATGAGTTCTATAAAACATGGGGTGTTTTGGTTTAAGGATGCAGCATTTATCCTTGGGGTAATGAGGAATCACTGAAAATTTTCAAGTAAGGAAGTAATATAATGAAGTTAATAAGTGAAGTGTACAATGTCTACAGTCTTAGCAATACTGTTTTGACTGTGTGCCTTAAAATTGGCTTAGTTAGAACAGAAAGGTCCTGAATGTCTTCCCCTCTGATCTGTGAAAGTTTCTTACTCaatgaaaggaaaatttaaggcagtttttgtaaaaaaataaatataagacacTGATGAGACAAGTTATAGCCTGGTAGAAAATTTTAATAGCTACAAACCATATACCCAACAAAGTACTAGTatcaaaaatatgtaaagaactctcaaaactcaacagtaaaaaaaaaaaaatccaattagaaaataagcaaaagacaCAAATTTTGCTGAAGAAGACGTACAGAtgacaaatatacacataaaaagatgttcagcatcattagccattagggaaatgctaaTTAAAGCTATggtgagatatcacttcatacccATTCGAATGCTTAATAGACAAAATGGTAGTATCACAAAATGCTGACAACAATACAAAAACTGGATTACTTATATATtgccaatagaaatataaaatactacaGCCACTCCAGAATTGAGCAAgtcaatttctcaaaaaaactaaaaatgcaacTACTGTATGAATGAGCAATTGGACTCTTGCGCCTCccacccagaaaaataaaaactatgtttacacaaaaacctgtGCATAAATGTCCATAGCTGCTTTATAcataatagctaaaaaccagaaagaactcTCCTGTCCTTCAAAGGGTGAGTGGTCAAACAAACTGTTATATATCCATAGGGTGGAATATTActgagcaataaaaagaaacaaacttgtTCATACATGCAATAATTTGGATAAATCTTAAGGAAATTATACTGAGTCAAAAAAGACAATTCTAAAAAGTTACATGCTTGCATTTTATGTAACATTCTTGAATGGGCAAAATATGTAGATGGAAAACATTGTGTGGTTTTTGGATGTTAGCGGtataggaagaaaagaaggtaCATGGCCTTAAAAGGGCAAAATGAGGTATTTCTGTGATGGTGGAGCCgtttctgtatcttgactgtggtggagGATACATGAATCTGCAATGTGACAAAATTACATAAAACTATGcaattgcacacacacacacattcatgaaCTAGTATAAGTAAAATTCGGGAAATCTGAGTAAGATTGCTAGACTgcatcaatgtcaatatcctggttgtgatgTGCACTATAGTTTTACATGATGTTAGCATTGGAGAAAACTGAGTAAAGTGTATATgagatctctctgtattatttctgcaTGTGATTCTGcaattacctcaaaataaaaagtttaattaataaaaatatgcagTCCAGAACAAAAGCTGTCAGTGCCTCTGCTTGAAAGATCTGCAGAAACAGGAGAAACTCATGGAGAATCTTTCCCCAACATTTCCAGAGTGAGAAAGGCAATAGGCATTCTACTACACAAAGTTATGAAGAGATCCAGATTGATGGTGGCTCTCCAGGTTCAGCACATGGCTTCCAATGTCACTGTGTTATTGGAGGAGTGAAGTCACCATCTCAGAGAGCTGAAAAGGGAAAGGGTATGAAGGAGCATACAAGGGAGATTTTACAAGCCAAGTTTAAAAGAGGTGCACACCACTTgctaaaatgaacaaacaaacgaGTTCATTACAGTCTGTCAGGAGACTCTAGAATCATTTCAAACCTTCCTTTCCTCAGTGCTTCTGTGAAGAATCAAAATAGCCCCTTttcaagaaaatattgaaaatcatATTTCTAGAATCTctggaaaatgaaaggaaagatgATAGTGCTATTTAGTACTGTCAACAAAAGCAATGTATCTCTAAATTGAGACTTTCTTAGATCATTTGTTTCACTGTCAAGCTATTCATTAAAAATTCTCAATTGGCTGTAAAAaggataagtatgtgaggtgatacatgtgttaattagcttggtttagccattccacaatgtatacatatttcaaaacatcatttgTACAtgataaacatgtacaatttttatttgtcaatttaaaaacttaaaaaaatcattgaaaaacAATCCAAGATTACTGTATAAACCTAGTAGCACCTAAATTGCCTTATAAACGTTATCATATTGACAAAAATTAAGCATTTGAGAAAGTGTGACATGAGACAAGTTAAGTTTTCCATAGGGAGGCAAGAGGGAAGACAGGCTCAAACCTTGTTTTTAGTAGATCACTCCTGGGTAGGACATGACAGAAAAATGGCTTGGGCAGCTCAGATGTATCATATGAGTGTTGGACTCCATTCAGAACCTTAAGGAAATTAGAACTCACCTACTTCTCAACCAATTATCTGACTTATCCAAACATTCATTTTACTAATGTACACAAATATGCAAGTACTGCACTAGGTACTAGCAATTCAGTAGTGGGCAAGAGA
This portion of the Pan troglodytes isolate AG18354 chromosome 11, NHGRI_mPanTro3-v2.0_pri, whole genome shotgun sequence genome encodes:
- the LOC464543 gene encoding putative coiled-coil-helix-coiled-coil-helix domain-containing protein CHCHD2P9, mitochondrial, translating into MPRGSRSRTSRMAPPASRAPQMRAEPRPAPVAQPPAAAPPSAVGSSAAAPRQPGLMAQMATTAAGVAVGSAVGHTQGHAVTGGFSGGSNAEPARPDIAYQEPQGTQPAQQQQPCFYEIKQFLECAQNQGDIKLCEDFSKVLKQCRLAKGLA